In a genomic window of Rhododendron vialii isolate Sample 1 chromosome 12a, ASM3025357v1:
- the LOC131311225 gene encoding protein AUXIN SIGNALING F-BOX 3-like has protein sequence MSHIPEEILDHIFSYITKNPDRNSASLVCKTWYKADRHSRHSVFVGNCYAVSPDRVIARFPNVRSLTVKGMPRVGDDSWIPRNWGGSVHNWVVDLAEKCPGLEELRLKRMVVLDETLVLISTKFPNFKSLVLISCVGFTGNGLDAIATNCRFLEHLDLPKCKVGNDNGHWLSCFPESFTSLISLNFSCLRGAVNLLDLEKLVARCPNLRSLRLSKRVPLTTLSKIAMLAPQLVELGIGPPGFGPHGDHGQVVFGIGPHVALQPVQLGVGPHVAPHGFVPNVAPQPLQLGLAPHVAPHDFVAAQLAALGPGMAPQLVELGIQHRQAYATLFEAVRNWKSIRSLSLSGSQVNFLRLLPISSICSKLISLDLSALAQGNSGFGSFVKHCRKLQRLWIAGSIGDEGLLVVSSTCKDLRDLRLFQSNPAVVNGGATEEGLVAISKGCPLLHSLEFFCHQMTNAALITLSKNCPNITSFSLCICESKKPDHVTLQPLDEGFGAIVQSCTGLRRLSLSGLLTDQVFLYIGMYGEQLEVLSATNAGDSDRGMLYVVNGCRNLRKLEVTDCPFGDSALLANVERYETMRCLYMSRCEVTLGGCKVLAKWVPSLNVEVINGRDIIEDYPDDRLRVKKLYVYRTLDGPRSDAPEHVWTL, from the exons ATGTCTCACATCCCCGAAGAAATCTTGGACCACATATTCAGCTACATCACCAAAAACCCAGATCGAAATTCGGCCTCGTTAGTCTGCAAGACATGGTACAAGGCCGACAGACACAGCAGGCACAGCGTGTTCGTCGGAAACTGCTACGCCGTGAGTCCCGACAGAGTGATCGCGAGGTTTCCGAATGTTAGGTCACTGACCGTCAAGGGGATGCCGCGTGTGGGTGATGACAGCTGGATCCCGCGCAACTGGGGCGGGTCGGTTCACAATTGGGTTGTGGATTTGGCTGAGAAGTGTCCGGGTTTGGAGGAGCTGAGGCTGAAGAGGATGGTTGTGTTGGATGAAACTCTTGTGTTGATTTCGACTAAGTTTCCCAATTTCAAGTCTTTGGTTTTGATCAGTTGTGTGGGGTTCACTGGGAACGGTCTTGATGCCATTGCTACCAATTGCAG GTTTCTTGAGCACTTAGATTTGCCGAAATGTAAGGTTGGAAACGACAATGGGCATTGGCTTAGTTGCTTTCCTGAAAGCTTCACTTCACTCATCTCCCTGAATTTTTCATGTCTAAGAGGAGCAGTAAACTTGCTGGATCTCGAGAAGCTGGTGGCTAGATGTCCAAACCTCAGGAGTCTAAGGTTAAGCAAAAGAGTGCCTCTAACTACTCTTTCCAAAATCGCGATGCTAGCTCCTCAGCTTGTCGAACTGGGAATTGGACCCCCAGGGTTTGGACCTCATGGAGATCATGGGCAAGTGGTGTTTGGGATTGGACCTCATGTAGCTCTTCAACCGGTGCAGTTAGGGGTTGGACCTCATGTAGCTCCTCACGGCTTTGTACCAAATGTAGCTCCTCAACCGTTGCAGTTGGGCCTTGCACCTCATGTAGCTCCTCACGACTTTGTAGCTGCTCAACTTGCAGCATTAGGGCCTGGAATGGCTCCTCAACTTGTGGAGTTAGGGATCCAACACAGACAGGCCTATGCCACACTATTTGAAGCTGTCCGTAACTGGAAATCGATTCGCAGTCTGAGTCTATCTGGTTCGCAGGTTAACTTTCTCCGTCTGCTCCCTATATCATCAATCTGCTCAAAGTTGATTTCCTTGGATCTGAGCGCTTTAGCTCAGGGTAATTCTGGGTTTGGCAGTTTTGTTAAACACTGCCGTAAACTTCAGCGTCTATGG ATTGCGGGCTCAATTGGAGACGAGGGGCTTTTAGTTGTATCTTCTACTTGTAAGGATCTGCGTGATTTGAGGCTATTTCAGTCAAATCCTGCTGTGGTGAATGGAGGTGCAACTGAAGAGGGCTTGGTTGCTATATCAAAGGGCTGCCCACTGCTTCACTCTTTGGAATTCTTCTGCCACCAGATGACAAATGCTGCCTTAATAACTCTATCTAAGAACTGCCCAAATATCACTTCCTTCAGTTTATGTATCTGCGAATCGAAGAAACCTGATCATGTCACTTTGCAACCACTGGATGAAGGTTTTGGGGCTATTGTTCAATCGTGCACAGGGTTGAGACGACTATCGCTCTCTGGACTTCTAACGGACCAAGTTTTTCTTTACATTGGGATGTACGGGGAGCAATTGGAGGTGCTTTCGGCCACAAATGCTGGGGATAGTGATAGGGGAATGCTCTATGTCGTGAACGGGTGTAGAAACCTTAGAAAATTGGAGGTCACCGATTGCCCCTTTGGCGATTCTGCACTCCTTGCTAATGTAGAAAGGTACGAAACGATGCGATGCCTCTATATGTCCAGGTGTGAAGTTACTTTGGGAGGTTGCAAGGTTCTTGCAAAGTGGGTGCCTTCATTGAATGTTGAGGTGATAAACGGACGGGACATAATAGAGGATTATCCTGACGATAGATTGAGGGTGAAGAAATTGTATGTTTATCGGACCCTTGATGGACCACGGAGTGATGCACCTGAGCACGTTTGGACTTTATAG
- the LOC131311582 gene encoding uncharacterized protein LOC131311582: protein MTIKVNLVVAAAAAAALKKYGADLVCVDSGNKAISRFEATKRIQGMELNIKNSIECGLSLAMQIVSTVTFTGIANVDTDSPFLPKEGCQTLQPQSGLQHFNSNQLNKISLAAKWCPLLDSSFDKVTLLCKSITKGVFPYDLYEEYHHVSDAHYAYRVRDCLHKEILVLLRKALELPEVYIGANKFNSNPYNRVASVAMKFYKEKFKKHDKERFEEYLEKVKSGKATLRPGHCCCTRSQSLNDMDGGEVAELQWMRMVDDLSKKRKMKNCLAICYVSGSMHGVPMEVSVALGVLVSELSEEPWKGKLITFSHNLTLQMVLGDDLRSKTDFVKRKEWGMNTDFQKVFDLILEVAVNGKLTEEQIIKRVFVFSDMEFDQASARTWETDYQVIVRKFGEKGYGSCVPEIVLWNPRDSRATPVPGNRKGVALVSGFSKNLMTVFLEENGALNPEAVMEMAISGEEYKKLVVLD from the exons ATGACAATTAAAGTAAACCTCGTagtagctgctgctgctgctgctgccttGAAGAAATATGGAGCCGATTTGGTCTGTGTAGATAGCGGGAATAAGGCGATCTCACG GTTTGAAGCTACAAAAAGAATTCAAggcatggaactcaacatcaaAAACTCCATCGAATGTGGATTAAGTTTGGCGATGCAGATCGTTTCGACGGTCACGTTCACGGGTATAGCTAATGTGGACACAGATTCTCCTTTTCTCCCGAAAGAAGGCTGTCAAACACTACAACCGCAATCCGGATTACAG CACTTCAATTCCAACCAGTTGAACAAAATCAGCCTCGCCGCCAAATGGTGCCCTTTGCTTGACTCCTCGTTCGATAAAGTGACTCTGCTTTGCAAAAGCATCACGAAAGGGGTTTTCCCCTACGATTTATACGAAGAATACCACCACGTTTCAGATGCTCACTATGCTTATCGCGTTCGTGACTGTTTACATAAGGAAATCCTCGTACTGCTGCGAAAAGCCCTAGAATTACCCGAGGTTTATATTGGTGCTAATAAATTTAACTCTAatccatacaatagggttgccTCAGTGGCAATGAAGTTTTACAAAGAGAAGTTTAAAAAGCACGATAAGGAACGGTTTGAGGAGTATTTGGAGAAGGTGAAGTCAGGAAAGGCGACGTTGCGGCCAGGGCACTGTTGCTGCACGAGATCACAGTCATTGAACGACATGGATGGGGGAGAGGTAGCCGAGCTTCAGTGGATGAGGATGGTGGATGATTTGtcaaagaagaggaaaatgaagaattgttTGGCAATTTGCTATGTTTCGGGTAGTATGCATGGGGTTCCAATGGAGGTTTCGGTGGCGCTTGGGGTTTTGGTTTCGGAACTGAGTGAGGAGCCGTGGAAAGGGAAGCTGATTACATTCAGTCATAACCTGACGCTTCAGATGGTTTTAGGTGATGATTTGAGGTCGAAGACGGATTTTGTGAAGAGAAAGGAGTGGGGGATGAACACTGATTTCCAGAAGGTCTTTGACTTGATACTGGAAGTGGCTGTGAATGGGAAATTAACCGAAGAACAAATAATCAAGAGGGTGTTTGTGTTTAGTGACATGGAGTTTGATCAGGCGTCGGCGAGAACTTGGGAGACAGATTACCAGGTGATTGTGAGGAAGTTTGGGGAGAAGGGGTATGGGTCGTGTGTGCCGGAGATTGTGCTTTGGAATCCGAGGGACTCAAGGGCGACTCCGGTGCCTGGGAACCGGAAGGGAGTGGCGCTAGTGAGCGGATTTTCGAAGAATTTGATGACTGTGTTCTTGGAGGAGAATGGGGCTTTGAATCCTGAGGCTGTCATGGAAATGGCCATTTCTGGTGAGGAGTATAAGAAACTGGTTGTGCTTGATTGA
- the LOC131311229 gene encoding uncharacterized protein LOC131311229, producing MASPSSLLGPPEVYSPRTTIVTAMATSAATGNPFIDLMVDNFNTTTTPTPPPPMGYTEKQSPTFLSTGNPCLDAFFHVTPNTHPATLTQRLHKAWDHNPLTALKLVCNLRGVRGTGKSDKEGYYTAALWLHQHHPKTLACNVGPLAEFGYFKDLPEILYRILEGPEVRREAKKARREAEMERESGGWMGRGRRGLKMKKSTPYKSRSRKESWVLEAMQRIEIEEEKARESREAKKIAAAKKAVERYSSDPDYKFLHDRISDLFADFLKSDIQHFNSNQLNKISLAAKWCPSLDSSFDKATLLCESVAKKVFPRDLYKEYDGVLDAHYAYRVRDRLRKEILVPLRKALELPEVYIGANKWKSIPYKRVASVAMKFYKEKFIKHDRERFQEYLEKSGKGIAAGALLPHEIIASLNGKDGGEVAKLQWKRMVDDLSKKRKLKNCLAICDFSDSMNGVPMEVSLALGVLISELSEEPWKGKLITFSHNPTLQMVLGDDLRSKTDFVRRMESGTSVDFQKVFDLMLEVAVNGKLAEEHMIKRVFVFSDMEFGQASARPWETDYQAIVRKFGEKGYGSSVPEIVFWNLRDSRATPVAGNQKGVALVSGFSKNLMTVFLEESGALNPEAVMEVAISGEKYKNLIVLD from the exons ATGGCCTCCCCATCCTCCCTCCTCGGCCCACCAGAAGTCTACAGCCCACGCACCACCATTGTCACCGCCATGGCCACCTCCGCCGCCACCGGCAACCCATTCATAGACCTAATGGTAGACAActtcaacaccaccaccacccctacCCCACCGCCCCCCATGGGCTACACGGAAAAACAATCCCCCACCTTCCTCTCCACCGGCAACCCGTGCCTCGACGCCTTCTTCCACGTGACGCCCAACACCCATCCGGCAACCTTAACCCAACGTCTACACAAAGCGTGGGACCACAATCCTCTGACTGCTCTAAAACTGGTGTGTAACCTGAGAGGCGTACGCGGGACTGGGAAGTCCGACAAGGAAGGGTACTATACGGCTGCGCTGTGGCTGCATCAGCATCATCCGAAAACGCTGGCGTGTAATGTGGGGCCGTTGGCTGAGTTTGGGTACTTTAAGGACTTGCCGGAGATTCTTTATAGGATTCTGGAAGGCCCTGAGGTGCGGCGGGAGGCGAAGAAGGCGAGGCGAGAGGCGGAGATGGAGAGGGAGTCCGGCGGGTGGATGGGGAGAGGAAGAAG GGGATTAAAGATGAAGAAGTCGACGCCGTATAAGTCGCGCTCAAGGAAGGAGTCTTGGGTTTTGGAGGCAATGCAGAGGATAGAGATCGAGGAGGAGAAGGCTCGTGAATCGAGGGAGGCGAAGAAGATCGCCGCTGCCAAAAAGGCTGTCGAACGCTACAGCAGTGATCCGGATTACAAGTTCCTCCACGACCGAATCTCCGATCTCTTCGCCGATTTTCTCAAATCCGATATCCAGCACTTCAATTCCAACCAGTTGAACAAAATCAGCCTCGCCGCAAAATGGTGCCCTTCGCTTGACTCCTCGTTCGATAAAGCGACTCTGCTTTGCGAAAGCGTCGCGAAAAAAGTTTTCCCCCGTGATTTATACAAAGAATACGACGGTGTCTTAGATGCTCATTACGCTTATCGCGTTCGTGACCGTTTACGTAAGGAAATCCTCGTACCGCTGCGAAAAGCCCTAGAATTACCCGAGGTCTATATTGGTGCTAATAAATGGAAATCTATTCCATACAAAAGGGTTGCCTCTGTGGCAATGAAGTTTTACAAAGAGAAGTTTATAAAGCATGATAGGGAACGGTTTCAGGAGTATCTGGAGAAGTCAGGAAAGGGGATTGCGGCAGGGGCGTTGTTGCCACACGAGATTATAGCATCGTTGAACGGCAAGGATGGGGGAGAGGTAGCCAAGCTTCAGTGGAAGAGGATGGTGGATGATTTGTCAAAAAAGAGGAAACTGAAGAATTGTTTGGCGATTTGCGATTTTTCGGATAGCATGAATGGGGTACCAATGGAGGTTTCGTTGGCGCTCGGGGTTTTGATTTCAGAATTGAGTGAAGAACCGTGGAAAGGGAAGCTGATTACATTCAGTCATAACCCGACGCTTCAGATGGTTTTAGGTGATGATTTGAGGTCAAAGACGGATTTTGTGAGGAGAATGGAGAGCGGGACGAGCGTTGATTTCCAGAAGGTGTTTGACTTGATGTTGGAAGTGGCTGTGAATGGGAAATTAGCCGAAGAACATATGATCAAGAGGGTGTTTGTCTTTAGTGACATGGAGTTTGGTCAGGCGTCGGCGAGACCTTGGGAGACGGATTACCAGGCGATTGTGAGGAAATTTGGGGAGAAGGGGTATGGGTCGTCTGTGCCAGAGATTGTTTTTTGGAATCTGAGGGACTCAAGGGCGACTCCTGTGGCTGGGAACCAGAAAGGGGTGGCCCTTGTGAGCGGTTTTTCCAAGAATTTGATGACTGTGTTCTTGGAGGAGAGTGGGGCTTTGAATCCTGAGGCTGTCATGGAAGTGGCCATTTCTGGTGAGAAGTATAAGAATCTGATTGTGCTTGATTGA